CCGGCGCCCATCGCCAGCCCCTGTAGCGCCATCACGAGGCGAAATGAACCTGCGTCCTGCGGCCCGAGCAGCGAGCGTGTGCGCAGATTGAGGATGAACTCCGGAATGTACGCCCAGGCAAACACCGCCCAGTACATGGCTGCATATGGCCAATAATTAATCAGCGGAGTAGGAATTTGTTTTCTCCGATCGATAGAGCATTGCGGGAAACAAGCATGATTTTGTAATCAGGATCATATCGCGGATTTACGCTGGTCATGGCGTAGATTCGGCATGAGTTCATCAGGACCTCATCATCCCTCGGAGTTGCCTTTGCTGCCTCCATCAACTGCAATTATTCCGATGGTCCATATCGTGGGCAAACAGTCGCTTTGATAGGAAGCTCCGAGGAGTGCGCCCCAGGCGCAGCTTCATTGTCCCTGGCCTTCGCCAGCGGATGGACCAAAGCCGCAACGTCCGCGCCAGCTCTGCCGCAACCGTTCACGCTCTTCGGGCGTCATGCGATCCCAGCGCTCATCCATGCGCTCCTGCATGCGGCGACGCATATTGGAACGAGTCCCGCGAAAACCATGTGCGCCAAAAAGAATCCGGCACAGCGCCAGAATTCCAATGGCCTGCCAGAAGGTAATCTGTCGCCAGCCGAACAACATTGGCAGCAGCCAATTCCACAGGCGCATGACGATTTCCCCGCCGATGAAGACAAAGAGCGCTATACCTACAATTGCCGCCGGAACAACCCAAAATAATTTTCGCTTTCCTCTGGTCATATCAGTTACCTCATGCTTTCAAAAATTATGGCTTCATAATTCGTCATAAATACTTCGCAAACGCTCGCGCAGTTGCAGCACCGCATAGCGTTTGCGCGAGAGCAGCGTATTCACGCTCACGCCGGTTTCTTCCGCCAAGTCCTTAAAGCTGCGCCCTTCCAGTTCATGTGCGACGAACACTTCCCGTTGCTCGTCAGGCAGTTCATTGAGCGCAAGTTCCAGTTCATCCAGAAGCAGATTACGGAAATAGAGCGCTTCCGGCCCGGCATCAGGCGAAGGCAACAGGTCTTCGATCAGTAACAGCTCGCCCTCTTCGCCTTCAACCGCCGTGTCGCTAAAGCGCTCCGGCGTCTTCTTTCTGAAGAGATCGGTAATGCGATTGCGCGCCACGCGAAAAAGCCAGCCGGTAACGTGGTCAATCGGCATCAGCAGGCGATTGGCTTCTACCAGCCGGTAAAAGACATCCTGAAGAACGTCCTCAACGTCGCGAGGATCAGCCACGCGCCGGCGGATGAAGTTGCGCAACCGGGAACCTTCCCGCTTCACCACTTCGGAAATCCGCTGGTCCTGTTCGAGTGCCATGTGATCTACGCTCGCCACGACATCCCTCTACCCGTGTAGACGAATGAGGGGCGCGGATATTGTAGGCGCGCTAAGTTGCTGAGGACGATGGGCCGTATGAGGTACTGGACTTGGTTGGCGTGGGCGCATTGATCCCCTTAATCAGCAGCCAAAGTCCCACAATCACTTCAAAGATAGCAATCGGGATTCCTGAGCGGGCCCTACGCAGCGGAGCATCAGCTAAAGAAGAGAACACAATAGTGGACAAAGGCACTAACGTCGGCACCAGAGACGCAAGAATCCCCAAGGCTGCCAACAGCCGAGGAATATAACGCGACTTGAACCAAAGGTAGCAGAACATGGTCGAACCGAGTCCAAAGAACAAGGCGGCAACCCGATTTCCGCCGGCATCCAGGCTGATCAACAATCGGGCCAGCGATTGCAACTGCTCCGTGTTCAGCGCTGGCAAGGAATTGGAGCTGGTTAGAGAGTGCACTGCCGCGAAATCGGTCCCAACCGTGGCCGCAGCGATGGCGCATTCCACCAGACGCCAGAACGCTGCAAGCAGGGCCAGCGTCCTGTTAACAGGCTTGAGTATGCCGTATAGAGCCACTACCAGCATGACGCTGGCGGCTAACATAACCAGATCGCCGGCGATGCCAATCCGAAAAAGCTGCTCATGCGCAGCAATATTGCCGACGGTGTGAAGGGCATCTCCCCGCACGATCAAACAGCCGCGTACATAAAATTCAGTAAGGTTCGCAATAAGGATTGTGAACAGGTATAGGATGCCGGCTGCTTTAGCGGCTTTGCGTTGTGACTCGTTGACGGTGTAGATCGCCATTTTGTTTCCTGATCAAGCTATCACAGCGGCCAATCAGATCGGCCCGCGATAGCGGCGCAGGCGTACAGCGATGGCTAGAAACACCGCAGCAACCGCCAGTCCTGCCCAGAGTCCTGGCTGGCCAAAGAAATGGTGCGGAATAAGCGTGCTCATGAGATCCGCATTCCGGGACATCGTCATCTCGGGATCCGGTGGCCCCATCAGCCGTACTTTTAACAACGACAGAAAATACGTGGTATTGAAGGCAATTTTTTCCACGCCCCAGATCACGAAGGGCGGCAGGACGGCCCATACAAATGGCGCCCGCGGCGCCGCGGCGGAGACCAGCAGCAGCCACGCGTAAAGAGGCGCGTACCAGAGCCCATGAACGGTGAGCATGTGGTAAAAGAGGTCGAGCGTGGAACGAAAGAAAGACTGTTGTGTCCACAGTGCGGCGATGTTTGCGCCGCTTCCGACCAATACAGCACTGGCCAGCAGCAGCATGATGAACTGCGTAACCACCGCGATGGCATAAGAGAGCACCGGGATAATCAACAGCGGAATCGCAAACTTGGAAAGAACTGTGGTGAGATCGGAGACCGGCATCGATTTCCAGAAGAGGATGCTGCGGTCGCGACGTTCGCCGTAGAGCGCGTCCAGCGAGTAAAAGATTCCCACGACAAGAGCGATCCCCATGATCAGGGCCGCTGATAATTCGTGGGGCAAGGCGAATGGCTTTTGAAGGTCCCGCAGGTTGATGGCCCACGTGCTGCCGTGCATGCGGTGCCGCAGAGTAATCAAATTAATCAGGAGAGCGATCAGGAAGATGACGGCTGCAGCGAGCGGCGCGATATAAATCAGGCGGTTCTCCCAGAGCTCACGCCGCACAGACCAGTAAAAGCCCTGGGCATAAGAGATCGTCCGGGGAACGCTTGCCTGCGTGCTGAGCGAAGGTTCTGGCATGGCGATGTTTGGAGTGTTCATACAGCGGCTCCTTTCGGCTGGCCTGCATGGTTGCCCACCACGGCAACGAATAAGTCAGCGATGCTGGACGTGCGCATTTCTCCCAGAGCGGCCAGTTGTCCGCGGTCGACACGATCAAACAGCATCACGCTGCGGCCAAGCGTCTCTCGCTCATGAATCGGTTTGAGCGCACGCGCTGCCGCAACCTGCGCGGGATTCACCGTGACTTCCACGTAACGCGACTCGATCTCTTCCATGCTGCAATCCAGCACAATGCGGCCGCGATCCATGAACATAAGATCGGTGAGGACATTCTGTAGCTCATCCACCTGGTGCGTGGTGACCACAATGGTGCGGTTGCGATCAAAGTAGTCATTCAGCAACGAATCGTAAAATTGTTTGCGATAGAGAAGGTCGAGGCCTAGCGTGGGCTCGTCCAAGACCAGTAATTTCGCGTCGATGGCCATCACCAATGCGAGATGCAGTTGTGCCACCATGCCCTTGGACAGATGCTTCACCTTGCGGTCGCGGCCGATGGTTGTCCGGGCGAGAAAGCTCTCTGCCTTGGCGCGATCAAAGCGCGGATGCACGCCGGCAACGTAGTCGAGCGCCTGAGAAACCTTGATCCAACGCGGCAGCACGGCGACATCGGCGATGAAGCAGACATCGCGCGTGAGCTCATCGCGCTCGGTCCATGGGTTACGCCCAAGTACGCGCAGTTCGCCCTGGTAGGGAGTGAGGCCAAGAATCGCGTTGAGCGCGGTGGTTTTGCCCGCGCCGTTGGGGCCGATGATGCCGAGAATACGGCCATCTTCCACGCGCAAGTTGATACCGTCCAGCGCGACAGTGGTTCCAAATGATTTGCGGAGACCGCGAGCTTCTATGCATGCCATAGCTTCAGCGCTCCTCTTTTTTTGTGGGATTCGAGCCGGGGGGATTCGAGTCGTCGGTTTTTTGGGGTGCGGAATCGGAAGAAGATTGGGCTGGGCCGTCGCCGTTCAGTAGTTGTTCCACCTTCAGGCCAAGTCGTTGAATGGTTTCCCGTATCCTCGGCCAATCGTCGGTTAGAAATTTCTGCCGCTCACCTTGCAGCAGCAAATCGCGCGCGCCGGGATTCACAAACATGCCAAGCCCGCGCCGGGTTTCCACCAGGCCATCGTCTACCAGTTGCTGATAACCCTTGAGGACCGTGAGCGGATTGACCCGATATTCGGCGGCGACGGTGCGCACCGAGGGCAGCGGATCGCCTTCTTTCAGGACTCCGTCGAGGATCATTGCGACGACGCGGTCCCGCAGCTGGCGGTATATCGGCTGGCTGTCATTCCATTCACGGTCCATCAGGTTTTCCAGTTATTTCTGTGAGATTTCCGCTTGTTTGTTTACGCGCTGCAAGTCCATGTGCGCATGCATCAGCTTGTCGCCCTTCATCTTAAAGGTCCAGTCCTCGGTGTGATGGTTCGCGTCGATAAAGGTGAAAACCGCGTGTTCCATATGGCCATACTGCGTGTTGCCGGCGACGTCAAGAAAATCGAATTCCAGGGTTTTGCCGTCCGGCGACGTCCTGGCCGCCATGCGGGGCCGGTTGCCGGCGTCACAATAATGCGTGAGGATCAGGCGGTCGTTATCCAGATAAAACATGGTGACCGGATGGTCGTACTTGGTGGGATCGTCTTTTCCCATCTCGCCCATTTCATGCACCAGCGCGTTGCCGCGGGAGGTCACGCGCAGAGTAACATCGCCGATCGCGCCATTGCCCATTTCTTTCACCGGCGGGTCGGTGGTGACTGTGGCGTGCCAGTTACCGGCGAGAGTCTTAAGTTGATCGAAAGATTTTTGCGCGTCAGACTTTGGCGCATTGGGTTGAGCAGAATGCTGGTGCGCGTCAGCCTGGGCAAAAGCCAAGGTGGAAATTGAAAGTGGAAGCATCGACATCAGAACCACGCAAAGAGTCAAGCGAAGCGATTTCATATAAATCTCCTTTTTCTCAAGCGGCCCGGCTGACCGCGATTACTGTTATACTTAACTATAACACTATATAACAGTCAATAGATGTTTTCTTGCAACAGCATGCAGGCCATTGAAAATAAAGCGAATATATTTTCTGGCATCAGCCCGAAAGCACGGAAAGGTATTGATTGGAAGTTACGCGAGGATCGCTTTTTTCTGGGATTTGCAGGCTTTGCGCCCAAGTGTCGGGCTTGGTAGGGCCTACGGTTCGCTGCTTTAGAGATAGCGGGCTTTAGCCGTTGCGGGCCACGAGGATTTTTCTTCTATGCATACTGCATCTTGGAAGTTCTCGCGAGAGACATTACAACCTAGTGTGGTGTCTCTGAAATAACTCGGACAATGCATGCAATAAACAAATCATTGTGGACCGCAGCCGCCCTCGGCTGCGCGGAATAATCTTTTGGGCAAGCAAGTATCGAGGCCAACTCTTTGTAAAGGTAATTGTGAGACATCACAACCTAGCAACGCCGTCAACCTCTTTAAAGCCGCTACCGTCTATGACATTTAGCCAGAGTAACCACCTCTTTCCTGCCGTTCCGCTATCATTCCTTCGTTATGACTCCTGAACCTCGCACGCCCGTTTCTCAGCCTTCTGCAACTGTGTCTTCTGCCACGCTCACGCTCGCACAAAAAGCTGAGCAGCTGCTTGAGCTGCATCACGCCCCGCAACCGCTCGTCCTCATCAATGTCTGGGACGCAGCCAGCGCCGCCATGGTTGAGCATTGCGGTTTGCCCGCCATCGCCACCAGCAGCGCCGCCATGGCCAACGCTCTCGGCTTCCCAGATGGGCAGTACCTTCCCTGGGCGCAGATGCTTGAGGCTGTCGCCCGTGTCTGCCGCGCCGTCAAAGTGCCCGTCACTGCGGATATTGAATCCGGCTTCGCCGCCAACGTTACAGCCCTTGAAAATTCCATCACCCAGATCATTCAGGCAGGCGCCGTGGGCGTGAACTTAGAAGACGTAATGCCCGCCAACCCCGTTCATCAAACCGCCGATTCTAAAAATGCCGAGGCTGTCCGCCACGGCAATCCGCTGTTTCCTTTGCAGGAACAAATCGCGCGCATTCAGGCCGCACGGCACGCGGCCCAGGCGGCAGGAATTCATCTCGTCATCAATGCCCGGACGGACGCCTATTGGCAAGCCGGCGTCGAACCCGCTGAGGCCATGCGCAACACCCTTGAGCGAGGCAAAGCCTATCTGCAGGCCGGTGCCGACTGCATCTTTATTCCCGGCCTGCGCAACCCCGAGCACATCAAGACAGTCATCGATTATCTGCGCGCCGTTCATCAGGAGCCCGCGATCAATATTCTGGCTGGCCCGGGCGTGCCGTCGATCCCCGAATTGGCAAAGCTCGGAGTCAAGCGCGTGAGCTATGGCTCCGGCCCGCATCGCGCAGCCATGCGCCTGCTGCGCCGCATGGCCGAAGAAGCCAAAACCTCCGGAACATTTAAGGCGCTGACAGAAGGCGCAGTGCCATATGAGGAGATGAATGGGTTGATGGGCACGTAGCTTAGCAAAAGAATCATGGATGGGAGTGAAAGCAATCGTGTCCTGAAGAGGCGACGGAATCCCGTCGGCTTTCCATCTAGAGTTCCCCATCTCCAATCAAGCTCCCCCTGCTCGCGCCAAACTCTTGCTCTTTGCCTCTCGCCTGTGTAAGCATTCTCCCTTCACTTCTTGGAGGCACATGCGCTCTCTCTTCTTCCTGATTCTGGCTGTTCCCGGTTTGGCCGCGACACAGATGAAACCCGGCCTGCCGCTGGGTTCGCACGAACAACGCCCGCCGCAACATTTCAAGCTGCCGGCCACGCCCAAGACCGTTGCCTGGGGTTATTACGATGCAGCCGCGCCCCCGGTCCTGCGCATACACTCCGGTGACACCGTGGAGTTCGACACGCTGATCACCAACAGTCCCACGGGGCTGGAGAAAGCCGGAGTCGCGCCTGACCAGGTGGAGCAGAGCCTGCGCGATATTTATAAAGAAGTAACCAATAAAGGCCCCGGCGGACACATCCTGAATGGCCCTGTCTATATTGAAGAAGCCGAGCCCGGCGATACGCTGGAAGTCCGCATTCAGAAAATCGACTTGGCCATTCCTTACGCTTACAACGCCTTTGGCCCCACGCGCGGCTTTCTGCCGGAAGACTTTCCTTATCGCAAGATGAAGATCATCCCGCTCGACAAAGACCGCATGGTCGCCAAATTTGCGCCCGGCATTGAGATTCCTCTGCATCCGTTTTTTGGCAGCATGGGCGTTGCGCCGCCGGAAGGTTTTGGCCGCATTGACAGCGCTCCTCCCAGCCTACACGCCGGCAACATGGACAACAAAGAACTCGTCGCCGGAACCACGCTGTTTCTGCCGGTGCATGCCCGCGGCGCGCTCTTTGAAATCGGCGACGGACACGCCGGCCAGGGCAATGGTGAAGTGGACATCACCGCGCTGGAAACTTCTTTGGTCGGAACGCTGGAGTTCATCGTGCACAAAGGCACGGGACAGAAATATCCGCGCGCTGAGACGCCCACTCATTACATCAGCATGGGCTTTCATCCTGAGCTGCATGAGGCCACGCGCATTGCCGTGCGTGAGATGATCGATTTCCTCGTCAGCGCCAAACATATGACCCGCGATGATGCTTACATGCTCACCAGCGTCGCAGGCGACGTGGACATCACGGAGCTGGTGGACGGCAATAAGGGAGTGCACGTAATGATGCCGAAAGCCGTGTTTGTGAAGTAATTCTTTGCAATAATGTATTCAGGCATTCTGCCAGAGAGGACGGAACAATATGCGACTGCTGCTGCGCTGGCTTATCAATGCTGTATCTTTGTTGATCGTCGCGTACATCGTTCCGGGCTTTGAGTTGCACGGCTTCGGCGCAGCGTTGATCGCAGCCATCGTTTTCGGAATTGTAAACGCGACGCTGGGCTTGGTGCTGAAGGTCATCACCTTTCCCTTAACGATTCTCAGCTTCGGCCTCTTTCTGATCGTGATCAACGCCATCATGCTCAAGATGGCTGCCTCAGTCACTCCAGGATTCATTGTCCATACCTGGACCGCCGCCCTGCTTGGCGCGATTGTCCTCAGCCTTGTCTCGGCTTTCTTGAACTGGCTGA
The genomic region above belongs to Terriglobia bacterium and contains:
- a CDS encoding phage holin family protein; translation: MRLLLRWLINAVSLLIVAYIVPGFELHGFGAALIAAIVFGIVNATLGLVLKVITFPLTILSFGLFLIVINAIMLKMAASVTPGFIVHTWTAALLGAIVLSLVSAFLNWLIKDNRRLETRR
- a CDS encoding DUF3106 domain-containing protein, producing the protein MTRGKRKLFWVVPAAIVGIALFVFIGGEIVMRLWNWLLPMLFGWRQITFWQAIGILALCRILFGAHGFRGTRSNMRRRMQERMDERWDRMTPEERERLRQSWRGRCGFGPSAGEGQGQ
- a CDS encoding isocitrate lyase/phosphoenolpyruvate mutase family protein yields the protein MTPEPRTPVSQPSATVSSATLTLAQKAEQLLELHHAPQPLVLINVWDAASAAMVEHCGLPAIATSSAAMANALGFPDGQYLPWAQMLEAVARVCRAVKVPVTADIESGFAANVTALENSITQIIQAGAVGVNLEDVMPANPVHQTADSKNAEAVRHGNPLFPLQEQIARIQAARHAAQAAGIHLVINARTDAYWQAGVEPAEAMRNTLERGKAYLQAGADCIFIPGLRNPEHIKTVIDYLRAVHQEPAINILAGPGVPSIPELAKLGVKRVSYGSGPHRAAMRLLRRMAEEAKTSGTFKALTEGAVPYEEMNGLMGT
- a CDS encoding GntR family transcriptional regulator, translated to MDREWNDSQPIYRQLRDRVVAMILDGVLKEGDPLPSVRTVAAEYRVNPLTVLKGYQQLVDDGLVETRRGLGMFVNPGARDLLLQGERQKFLTDDWPRIRETIQRLGLKVEQLLNGDGPAQSSSDSAPQKTDDSNPPGSNPTKKEER
- a CDS encoding sigma-70 family RNA polymerase sigma factor, which encodes MALEQDQRISEVVKREGSRLRNFIRRRVADPRDVEDVLQDVFYRLVEANRLLMPIDHVTGWLFRVARNRITDLFRKKTPERFSDTAVEGEEGELLLIEDLLPSPDAGPEALYFRNLLLDELELALNELPDEQREVFVAHELEGRSFKDLAEETGVSVNTLLSRKRYAVLQLRERLRSIYDEL
- a CDS encoding acetamidase/formamidase family protein encodes the protein MKPGLPLGSHEQRPPQHFKLPATPKTVAWGYYDAAAPPVLRIHSGDTVEFDTLITNSPTGLEKAGVAPDQVEQSLRDIYKEVTNKGPGGHILNGPVYIEEAEPGDTLEVRIQKIDLAIPYAYNAFGPTRGFLPEDFPYRKMKIIPLDKDRMVAKFAPGIEIPLHPFFGSMGVAPPEGFGRIDSAPPSLHAGNMDNKELVAGTTLFLPVHARGALFEIGDGHAGQGNGEVDITALETSLVGTLEFIVHKGTGQKYPRAETPTHYISMGFHPELHEATRIAVREMIDFLVSAKHMTRDDAYMLTSVAGDVDITELVDGNKGVHVMMPKAVFVK
- a CDS encoding DUF4386 domain-containing protein, with translation MAIYTVNESQRKAAKAAGILYLFTILIANLTEFYVRGCLIVRGDALHTVGNIAAHEQLFRIGIAGDLVMLAASVMLVVALYGILKPVNRTLALLAAFWRLVECAIAAATVGTDFAAVHSLTSSNSLPALNTEQLQSLARLLISLDAGGNRVAALFFGLGSTMFCYLWFKSRYIPRLLAALGILASLVPTLVPLSTIVFSSLADAPLRRARSGIPIAIFEVIVGLWLLIKGINAPTPTKSSTSYGPSSSAT
- a CDS encoding ABC transporter permease translates to MNTPNIAMPEPSLSTQASVPRTISYAQGFYWSVRRELWENRLIYIAPLAAAVIFLIALLINLITLRHRMHGSTWAINLRDLQKPFALPHELSAALIMGIALVVGIFYSLDALYGERRDRSILFWKSMPVSDLTTVLSKFAIPLLIIPVLSYAIAVVTQFIMLLLASAVLVGSGANIAALWTQQSFFRSTLDLFYHMLTVHGLWYAPLYAWLLLVSAAAPRAPFVWAVLPPFVIWGVEKIAFNTTYFLSLLKVRLMGPPDPEMTMSRNADLMSTLIPHHFFGQPGLWAGLAVAAVFLAIAVRLRRYRGPI
- a CDS encoding ABC transporter ATP-binding protein, which encodes MACIEARGLRKSFGTTVALDGINLRVEDGRILGIIGPNGAGKTTALNAILGLTPYQGELRVLGRNPWTERDELTRDVCFIADVAVLPRWIKVSQALDYVAGVHPRFDRAKAESFLARTTIGRDRKVKHLSKGMVAQLHLALVMAIDAKLLVLDEPTLGLDLLYRKQFYDSLLNDYFDRNRTIVVTTHQVDELQNVLTDLMFMDRGRIVLDCSMEEIESRYVEVTVNPAQVAAARALKPIHERETLGRSVMLFDRVDRGQLAALGEMRTSSIADLFVAVVGNHAGQPKGAAV